A single genomic interval of Antricoccus suffuscus harbors:
- the aceE gene encoding pyruvate dehydrogenase (acetyl-transferring), homodimeric type: MDGMVAQIHDTDPDETGEWIDSLDALIDNAGPLRARHLMLRMLDHARQRSVGLPALRSTDYINTIPTSREPQFPGDQEIAHRYREYIRWNAAIMVHRAQRPGVGVGGHISTYASSASLYEVGFNHFFRGRNHEGGGDQIYIQGHASPGIYARAFLEGRLTEQQMDGFRQELSRPGDGLPAYPHPRLMPDFWEFPTVSMGLGPLNAIYQARFNRYLHNRGLKDTSDQRVWAFLGDGEMDEVESLGAIGLAAREGLDNLTFVINCNLQRLDGPVRGNGKIIQELESFFTGAGWNVIKVVWGTNWDPLLAKDDEGALLNLMNTTPDGDYQTYKANDGKFVRDHFFGRDPRTAAMVADMTDEQIWGLQRGGHDYRKVYAAYKAAVEHTGQPTVILAKTVKGWTLGPNFEGRNATHQMKKLSLEDLKVFRDRMHIPLADDQLDEKLPPYYKPAEDSPELEYMRERRRALGGDAPTRQFTVEPLKQPPAERFEVMKRGSGKQPVATTMAFVRLVRDLFKDPEIGRRIVPIIPDEARTFGMDAFFPKEKIYSPHGQNYTSVDSQLILAYKEATDGQLLHEGISEAGSVASFTAVGSSYATHEMHMIPMYIFYSMFGFQRTADGLWAAADQMSRGFLLGATAGRTTLNGEGLQHEDGHSHLIASTNPAVVAYDAAFAFELGHIVRDGLARMTGDGKDGRDQNVMYYLTMYNEPYPQPAEPEDLDVEGVLRGIYLYSAGHQNPGRPRVQILASGVAMQAALKAQHLLGADWNVDADVWSVTSWNELRRDAIDVERRNLLKPHKKPKMPYVTSKLRDASGPFIAVSDYMRAVQDQISRWVPGDFTSLGTDGFGHSDTRPALRRFFNVDAESITFRALTSLAAQGKFDRSKLVDVADRYDVTDPTKAAPDLSGGQPT; the protein is encoded by the coding sequence ATGGACGGCATGGTCGCCCAGATCCACGACACCGACCCGGACGAAACCGGCGAGTGGATCGACTCGCTCGATGCGTTGATCGACAACGCCGGGCCGTTGCGGGCACGGCACCTCATGCTGCGCATGCTCGACCACGCGCGGCAACGCTCGGTGGGCCTGCCCGCGCTGCGAAGCACGGACTACATCAACACGATCCCGACCAGCCGCGAGCCGCAGTTTCCTGGCGACCAGGAAATCGCGCACCGCTACCGCGAATACATCCGCTGGAACGCCGCGATCATGGTGCACCGCGCACAGCGACCTGGTGTCGGTGTCGGCGGCCACATCTCTACTTACGCCTCGTCGGCGTCGCTGTACGAAGTCGGCTTCAACCACTTCTTCCGTGGTCGCAACCACGAAGGCGGCGGCGACCAGATCTACATCCAGGGGCACGCGTCCCCGGGCATCTACGCTCGGGCGTTCCTCGAGGGCCGGCTCACCGAGCAGCAGATGGACGGCTTCCGCCAGGAGCTCTCCCGGCCCGGCGACGGCCTCCCGGCGTACCCGCACCCACGGCTGATGCCGGACTTCTGGGAATTCCCAACCGTCTCAATGGGCCTCGGTCCGCTCAACGCGATCTACCAGGCCCGGTTCAACCGCTACCTGCATAACCGCGGCTTGAAGGACACCTCCGATCAGCGAGTGTGGGCCTTCCTCGGCGACGGCGAAATGGACGAGGTCGAGTCACTCGGCGCGATCGGCCTCGCCGCCCGCGAAGGTCTCGACAACCTGACTTTCGTCATCAACTGCAACCTGCAGCGCCTCGACGGTCCGGTGCGCGGCAACGGCAAGATCATCCAGGAACTCGAGTCGTTCTTCACCGGCGCCGGCTGGAACGTCATCAAGGTGGTCTGGGGTACCAACTGGGATCCGCTACTTGCCAAGGACGACGAGGGTGCCCTGCTCAACCTGATGAATACCACCCCGGATGGGGACTACCAGACATACAAGGCCAACGACGGCAAGTTCGTGCGGGACCACTTCTTCGGCCGCGACCCGCGTACGGCGGCGATGGTCGCCGACATGACCGACGAGCAGATCTGGGGACTGCAGCGCGGCGGCCACGATTACCGCAAGGTCTATGCGGCGTACAAGGCCGCGGTCGAGCACACCGGACAGCCGACCGTGATCCTCGCCAAGACGGTCAAGGGCTGGACGCTCGGCCCCAACTTCGAGGGCCGCAACGCCACCCACCAGATGAAGAAGCTGTCATTGGAAGACCTGAAGGTGTTCCGCGACCGGATGCACATCCCGCTCGCGGATGACCAGCTCGATGAGAAGCTGCCGCCGTACTACAAGCCGGCCGAAGACTCACCCGAGCTGGAATATATGCGCGAGCGTCGGCGAGCGCTGGGGGGCGACGCGCCCACTCGGCAGTTCACCGTCGAACCGCTGAAGCAGCCTCCAGCGGAGCGGTTCGAGGTCATGAAGCGCGGCTCGGGCAAGCAACCGGTCGCGACGACGATGGCGTTCGTGCGGCTGGTCCGGGACCTGTTCAAGGATCCGGAGATCGGCCGTCGGATCGTGCCCATCATTCCGGACGAGGCACGCACCTTCGGCATGGACGCGTTCTTCCCGAAGGAGAAGATCTACTCGCCGCACGGACAGAACTACACGTCGGTCGACTCCCAGCTGATCCTGGCCTACAAGGAGGCGACCGACGGTCAGCTCCTGCACGAAGGGATCAGCGAGGCCGGTTCGGTCGCGTCGTTCACTGCCGTGGGCAGCTCCTACGCCACGCACGAGATGCACATGATCCCGATGTACATCTTCTACTCGATGTTCGGGTTCCAGCGCACCGCTGACGGGCTGTGGGCCGCCGCCGACCAGATGAGCCGCGGGTTCCTGCTAGGCGCGACAGCCGGCCGTACGACGCTCAACGGCGAGGGCCTGCAACACGAGGACGGTCATTCGCACCTGATCGCGTCGACGAACCCCGCGGTCGTGGCCTACGACGCGGCCTTCGCCTTCGAGCTCGGTCACATCGTCCGCGACGGGCTGGCCCGGATGACCGGCGACGGGAAGGACGGCCGGGACCAAAACGTCATGTACTACCTGACGATGTACAACGAGCCGTACCCGCAGCCGGCCGAGCCAGAGGACCTCGACGTCGAAGGCGTGCTGCGCGGCATCTACCTCTACTCCGCGGGTCATCAAAACCCCGGTCGACCGCGGGTTCAGATCCTCGCCTCGGGGGTCGCGATGCAGGCCGCGCTCAAGGCGCAGCACCTGTTGGGCGCGGACTGGAACGTCGATGCGGACGTGTGGTCGGTGACCTCCTGGAACGAGCTACGCCGGGACGCGATCGACGTCGAGCGGCGCAACCTGCTCAAACCGCATAAGAAGCCGAAGATGCCTTACGTCACCTCGAAGCTGCGCGACGCGTCCGGCCCGTTCATCGCGGTCTCGGACTACATGCGCGCGGTGCAGGACCAGATCTCGCGGT
- a CDS encoding peroxiredoxin encodes MAEIQVGAEAPDFTTKDQNNQEVTLSSFRGDKNVLLVFYPFAFSGVCTGELCQVRDDLPSFQSDDVQILAMSIDHPFALKAWATQEGYEFPLLSDFWQHGAIAQQYGVFNDKAGFALRGTFLIDKQGVVQYAGVNGPGDARDQGEWKAAIAKVAA; translated from the coding sequence ATGGCGGAAATTCAGGTCGGCGCAGAGGCGCCGGACTTCACGACGAAGGATCAGAACAACCAGGAAGTGACGTTGTCGTCGTTCCGCGGCGACAAGAACGTGCTGCTGGTGTTCTACCCGTTCGCGTTTAGCGGCGTCTGCACCGGCGAGCTGTGTCAAGTGCGCGATGACCTCCCGTCGTTCCAGAGCGACGACGTACAGATCCTTGCGATGTCGATCGACCATCCGTTCGCGCTCAAGGCTTGGGCCACACAGGAGGGTTACGAGTTCCCCTTGCTGTCTGACTTCTGGCAGCACGGCGCGATCGCGCAGCAGTACGGCGTTTTCAACGACAAGGCCGGGTTCGCACTGCGCGGCACGTTCTTGATCGACAAGCAGGGCGTCGTACAGTACGCCGGCGTCAACGGCCCGGGCGACGCTCGCGACCAGGGCGAGTGGAAGGCCGCGATCGCGAAGGTCGCCGCGTAG
- a CDS encoding ABC transporter ATP-binding protein produces the protein MGGESALLVEHLTKRFGDRTAVDDVSFEVGYGEVFGFLGPNGAGKTTTVRTLGTLLVPSSGSATIAGIALSAKNSPAIRSRISIMPESPGLYSRLTVMENLECFAGLYELDDVRGRIDRALRAVNLGNRAGDQCGSLSKGLRQRVALARALLNDPAVLFLDEPTSGLDPVATREVYGLVDSLRERGVTIFLTTHRLAEAERLCDRVAILSTTLRLIGRPEELRRRLFTPSLEARLREPLDDPKSVFGELPEVEGWEHTPSGYTITVADPGAAAPLVARALVGAGADILSLAESHHSLEDIYLELIDDDVEARSQ, from the coding sequence ATGGGTGGTGAGTCTGCACTGCTCGTCGAGCACCTGACCAAGCGTTTCGGCGACCGCACGGCCGTCGATGACGTGTCGTTCGAGGTCGGCTACGGCGAGGTGTTCGGCTTCCTTGGGCCGAACGGTGCAGGAAAAACTACGACCGTGCGGACCTTAGGCACGCTACTCGTGCCGAGCTCGGGGTCGGCGACCATCGCTGGAATTGCATTGAGCGCGAAGAACAGCCCGGCAATCCGGTCCCGGATCTCGATCATGCCCGAGTCCCCTGGCCTCTACTCTCGACTCACGGTCATGGAGAACCTCGAGTGCTTCGCCGGGCTCTACGAACTCGACGATGTCCGTGGGCGCATCGACAGGGCACTGCGCGCGGTCAACCTCGGTAACCGCGCCGGCGATCAGTGCGGGTCGCTGTCCAAAGGGCTGCGCCAGCGTGTCGCGCTCGCGCGTGCGCTGCTCAACGACCCGGCGGTGTTGTTCCTCGATGAGCCGACCTCCGGCCTCGATCCGGTGGCCACCCGCGAGGTCTACGGGCTTGTCGACTCATTGCGAGAGCGCGGGGTCACGATCTTCCTCACCACGCATAGGCTGGCGGAGGCCGAACGGCTCTGCGACCGGGTCGCAATCCTGAGCACAACGTTGCGACTGATCGGCCGCCCAGAGGAGCTACGTCGGCGACTATTCACCCCGTCGCTGGAGGCGCGCCTCAGGGAACCCCTCGACGACCCGAAATCCGTCTTCGGCGAATTGCCCGAGGTCGAGGGATGGGAACATACGCCGTCCGGCTATACAATCACCGTCGCCGATCCTGGGGCCGCGGCACCTCTGGTCGCGCGAGCGCTGGTCGGCGCAGGCGCAGACATTCTCTCGCTCGCGGAGTCTCATCACTCGCTTGAGGACATCTACCTTGAGCTGATCGATGACGACGTGGAGGCGCGGTCCCAATGA
- a CDS encoding ABC transporter permease — protein sequence MNAVPMRFSWARVGALFQKELRDFRRNRFVVLTMAFLPLLFIILPLVQLLVVPASADNPKLDAQVGLALLYMLLIPAFVPSTLSAYSVVGEREQGTLEPILITPIRREEFLVGKALAVLVPTLVVAYTIFGIFLAVVAVFAHPANASAVFAGSHVLVQLVFTPLLAGWSIWAGIAISTRSTDIRAAQQLSVLVSLPPLAVVALVQFGVIAPSLLLALGLAVLLLAIDLVAWRLVAALFDRERLLTGRHG from the coding sequence ATGAATGCGGTCCCAATGAGGTTCAGCTGGGCACGGGTCGGCGCGCTCTTCCAGAAGGAGTTGCGGGACTTTCGCCGCAACCGTTTCGTGGTCCTTACGATGGCCTTCCTGCCGCTGCTGTTCATCATCTTGCCGCTGGTGCAGCTGCTCGTCGTGCCGGCATCTGCCGACAATCCCAAGCTGGACGCACAGGTCGGCCTCGCGCTGCTTTACATGCTTCTGATCCCCGCGTTCGTCCCGTCGACCCTTTCGGCGTACTCGGTGGTAGGAGAGCGCGAGCAAGGCACCCTCGAGCCCATCCTGATCACGCCGATCCGACGCGAGGAATTCCTGGTCGGCAAGGCGCTAGCGGTGCTTGTCCCGACGCTAGTGGTCGCCTACACCATTTTCGGGATCTTCCTAGCGGTGGTAGCGGTGTTCGCCCACCCGGCCAATGCGTCCGCCGTATTCGCCGGCTCGCACGTCCTGGTGCAGTTGGTGTTCACCCCATTGCTCGCCGGCTGGTCGATCTGGGCCGGGATCGCGATCTCCACTCGCTCCACCGACATTCGAGCCGCCCAGCAGCTGAGCGTGCTCGTCAGCCTGCCTCCGCTCGCAGTCGTTGCTCTGGTGCAGTTCGGCGTGATCGCCCCGTCGCTCCTCCTCGCGCTCGGCCTTGCCGTGCTGCTGCTGGCTATCGATCTGGTCGCGTGGCGTTTGGTGGCCGCCCTGTTCGACCGTGAACGACTCCTGACCGGCAGGCACGGTTGA
- a CDS encoding Nif3-like dinuclear metal center hexameric protein yields MADSTVGEIVDFFEQCYPPELAESWDAVGLACGDRTAPVGRVLFALDPTDAIVDEAIEYGADLIVTHHPLMLRGVHAVAADTPKGRIVHRLIKADCALFSAHTNADRAREGVNDALAGALGLRDTRPLVPAEGARLEKLVTFVPRAVADSVIDALASAGAGALGDYSRCAFISTGVGTFLPGAQAHPAIGERGRVETVDETRVEMVYRSGIRADVVAALRTAHPYEEPAFDLLAMVPLPDDRGLGRVGALDQPMTLAEFARRVAGALPRSKAGIRTAGDLNTTIRTVAVLGGAGDSHLDDARRAGADVFVTADLRHHVVSEHLAAGGPALIDGGHWSTEWPWLPVAERLLAQVFPQLATQVSTLCTDPWAACD; encoded by the coding sequence ATGGCTGATTCAACCGTCGGTGAGATCGTCGACTTCTTCGAGCAGTGTTACCCGCCCGAGCTGGCCGAGTCGTGGGACGCGGTCGGCCTGGCTTGCGGTGACCGTACCGCGCCGGTGGGGAGGGTGCTCTTCGCGCTCGACCCGACCGACGCGATCGTCGACGAGGCGATTGAGTACGGCGCGGACCTCATCGTGACCCATCACCCGCTGATGCTGCGCGGCGTGCACGCTGTCGCCGCCGACACGCCGAAGGGCAGGATCGTGCACCGGCTGATCAAGGCGGACTGTGCGTTATTCAGCGCGCACACGAACGCCGACCGCGCCCGCGAAGGCGTCAATGACGCGCTCGCCGGCGCACTGGGTCTGCGCGACACGCGTCCACTCGTGCCCGCCGAAGGCGCGCGGTTGGAAAAACTCGTCACCTTCGTGCCGCGCGCGGTTGCGGACAGCGTGATTGACGCGCTTGCGTCGGCCGGCGCTGGCGCGCTCGGCGACTACTCCCGCTGTGCGTTCATCTCGACCGGCGTCGGCACGTTTTTGCCTGGGGCACAGGCACACCCGGCAATTGGGGAGCGGGGTCGCGTCGAGACGGTCGACGAGACGCGGGTGGAGATGGTCTATCGATCCGGGATTCGCGCGGACGTCGTCGCGGCGTTGCGTACGGCGCACCCGTACGAGGAACCGGCGTTTGATCTGCTTGCGATGGTGCCGCTGCCCGACGACCGTGGTCTTGGGCGGGTCGGCGCCCTGGACCAGCCGATGACTCTCGCGGAGTTTGCCCGGCGCGTCGCTGGGGCGCTGCCGCGTAGTAAGGCCGGGATCCGCACTGCAGGCGATCTCAATACGACGATCCGCACGGTCGCCGTACTCGGCGGCGCGGGGGACTCGCACCTCGACGACGCGCGACGCGCAGGAGCCGACGTGTTCGTTACCGCTGACTTGCGCCACCACGTCGTCAGTGAGCATCTCGCCGCGGGTGGTCCCGCGCTGATCGATGGCGGCCACTGGTCCACCGAATGGCCCTGGCTGCCGGTCGCGGAAAGGCTGCTCGCGCAGGTCTTCCCGCAACTGGCGACGCAGGTGTCAACTCTCTGCACCGACCCGTGGGCCGCGTGCGACTGA
- a CDS encoding DUF3311 domain-containing protein: MSQPDEGIHSNSNRRTDLDPPDADRWRPPRLSRWYLLLIPVVILPLCSFWWNSNSPTLFGMPFFYWMQLLWVIVTALVVGLVYLKTKEQ; the protein is encoded by the coding sequence ATGTCACAGCCGGACGAAGGCATTCACTCGAACTCGAATCGTCGTACCGACCTCGATCCGCCGGACGCAGACCGTTGGCGGCCACCTCGTCTGAGCCGTTGGTACCTACTGCTGATCCCCGTTGTGATCCTGCCGCTGTGCAGCTTCTGGTGGAACTCGAACTCTCCCACGTTGTTCGGGATGCCGTTCTTCTACTGGATGCAGCTGCTGTGGGTGATCGTGACCGCGCTCGTCGTTGGACTGGTCTACTTAAAGACCAAGGAGCAGTGA
- the mctP gene encoding monocarboxylate uptake permease MctP, with the protein MGTRHITELIICTVLFLIVAVMGFMASRWKRGDTMHSLDQWGLGGRQFGTWVTWFLVGGDLYTAYTFVAVPALMFGAGAMGFFAMPYATIAYPMVFLVLIRLWSVSHVNGFVTTADFVKARFDSKTLALLIALTGIVATMPYIALQLVGVQAILSTMGIKGSLPLIIAFVVLALYTYNSGLRAPALIAFVKDILIYIVIIAAVIYIPMQIKGGWGGIFAAADDKFSAGGGPGVLLAGPQHLQYISLAFGSALALMLYPHAATAILAAKNRNTIKRNMALLPAYSLMLGFLSLLGFMAIASGAQPIGANPAKGIAGDGNTIVPVLFDMHFSSWFAGVAFAAIAVGALVPAAVMSIAASNTFTRNIYKAYFKPNCSAREETLVAKIVSLVVKFGAVGFIVFLNPSYAIDLQLVGGVIILTTLPAVGLGLLTNWFHRGALITGWVISMAMSVYMLWDIPKLNPKTGAVIKAHFGGSGWPLAKWGFNTTATIYVGIVTLAVGIVVAVVMTLILRALKIPAGNDSTKPWDYYVRNDDEAAKVATGEGVPAAPVSTPSSST; encoded by the coding sequence ATGGGTACTCGGCACATCACCGAACTGATCATCTGCACCGTGCTGTTCCTCATTGTCGCGGTCATGGGTTTCATGGCTTCGCGTTGGAAGCGCGGCGACACCATGCACAGCCTCGACCAGTGGGGCCTCGGCGGACGGCAGTTCGGCACGTGGGTGACATGGTTCCTGGTAGGCGGCGACCTCTACACGGCGTACACCTTCGTCGCCGTGCCCGCGCTGATGTTCGGCGCCGGGGCAATGGGCTTCTTCGCGATGCCCTACGCAACGATCGCTTATCCGATGGTCTTCCTCGTGTTGATCCGACTCTGGTCGGTATCGCACGTCAACGGTTTCGTCACGACCGCCGACTTCGTTAAGGCGCGTTTCGACTCCAAAACGCTCGCGCTGCTGATCGCACTTACCGGGATCGTGGCGACCATGCCATACATCGCGCTGCAGTTGGTCGGCGTGCAGGCGATTCTTTCCACCATGGGCATCAAGGGAAGTCTGCCGCTGATCATTGCGTTTGTCGTCCTCGCGCTTTACACCTATAACTCGGGTTTACGCGCTCCAGCGCTGATCGCATTCGTCAAAGACATCCTGATCTACATCGTCATTATCGCTGCTGTCATCTACATCCCGATGCAGATCAAGGGCGGCTGGGGTGGCATCTTCGCCGCGGCCGACGATAAGTTCAGCGCCGGCGGCGGCCCCGGCGTACTGCTCGCTGGGCCCCAGCATCTCCAATACATCTCGCTGGCGTTTGGTTCCGCCCTTGCGTTGATGCTTTACCCGCATGCCGCGACTGCGATCCTCGCGGCGAAGAACCGCAATACGATCAAACGGAACATGGCGTTACTACCGGCGTACTCACTCATGCTGGGTTTCCTTTCGCTGTTGGGTTTTATGGCAATCGCGTCCGGCGCCCAGCCGATCGGCGCCAATCCGGCCAAGGGCATCGCGGGTGACGGCAACACCATCGTGCCGGTGCTGTTCGACATGCACTTCAGCAGCTGGTTCGCCGGCGTGGCGTTCGCCGCCATCGCGGTCGGGGCACTCGTGCCTGCCGCGGTCATGTCGATCGCTGCGTCGAACACATTCACCCGCAACATCTACAAGGCCTACTTCAAACCGAACTGCAGCGCGAGAGAAGAGACCCTCGTCGCGAAGATCGTCTCTCTGGTGGTGAAGTTCGGTGCCGTGGGGTTCATCGTCTTCCTCAACCCGTCGTATGCGATCGACTTGCAGCTCGTCGGTGGAGTCATCATTCTCACCACGTTGCCCGCCGTCGGCCTTGGCCTGCTGACCAACTGGTTCCACCGCGGCGCGCTGATCACCGGCTGGGTGATCAGCATGGCGATGAGCGTCTACATGCTCTGGGATATCCCAAAGCTCAACCCGAAGACTGGTGCCGTCATCAAGGCACATTTCGGCGGATCGGGCTGGCCGCTGGCGAAGTGGGGTTTCAACACCACGGCGACGATCTACGTCGGCATCGTGACGCTGGCCGTGGGGATTGTTGTCGCGGTCGTCATGACCTTGATCCTGCGTGCGCTGAAGATCCCAGCAGGCAACGACTCCACGAAGCCATGGGACTACTACGTTCGAAACGACGACGAGGCAGCGAAAGTCGCCACGGGCGAGGGTGTGCCAGCGGCGCCGGTGAGTACGCCGTCCAGCTCGACGTAG
- a CDS encoding zinc ribbon domain-containing protein — MRIDPAIQLQLLDLSAVDLKLQQLTHRRANLPEISRIQQAQEELSTTQSRLMDLQTAHNDLGREMGRLESDTEAVRSRQQRNSERMTSGSIKASKDLEAIEHEIATLKRRQGELEDQELELMERAEQIDADLATVTEQRAGIEQQRDDALAARDAEWVQIDQQVADVKADRTGLVGRLPAELVGLYERIAATGTTGAAAMTQRRCGGCRLEFDGSTLAALRKADPEEVVRCDSCGTIQIRTEESGL, encoded by the coding sequence GTGCGTATAGACCCTGCAATCCAACTCCAGTTACTCGATCTCTCCGCGGTCGACCTCAAGCTTCAACAGCTGACTCATCGGCGCGCGAATCTGCCTGAGATCAGTAGGATCCAGCAGGCGCAAGAAGAGCTGAGTACAACACAGAGCAGACTGATGGACCTGCAGACCGCCCACAACGACCTCGGTCGCGAGATGGGTCGGCTCGAGTCCGACACCGAGGCGGTGCGCTCGCGGCAGCAGCGCAACTCCGAGCGGATGACCTCCGGCAGCATCAAAGCGTCAAAGGACCTGGAGGCGATCGAGCATGAGATCGCGACGTTGAAACGCCGCCAAGGTGAGCTGGAGGACCAGGAGCTCGAGCTCATGGAGCGCGCCGAGCAGATTGACGCGGACCTGGCCACAGTCACCGAACAGCGCGCCGGCATCGAGCAGCAGCGGGACGACGCGCTGGCAGCACGCGATGCCGAATGGGTGCAGATTGACCAGCAGGTCGCGGATGTGAAGGCGGACCGGACCGGGCTTGTCGGGCGGCTACCGGCGGAGCTGGTCGGCCTCTACGAGCGCATCGCGGCTACCGGTACGACGGGCGCAGCGGCGATGACACAGCGTCGGTGCGGCGGCTGCCGGCTGGAGTTCGACGGGTCCACGCTCGCCGCGCTGCGCAAGGCCGATCCCGAGGAAGTCGTACGCTGCGACAGTTGCGGGACGATTCAGATCCGCACCGAGGAATCCGGTCTGTGA
- a CDS encoding bifunctional RNase H/acid phosphatase has protein sequence MSTPIRYIAEADGGSRGNPGPAGYGAVVRDAADDLVLAERADGIGHGTNNVAEYRGLIAALEAALELGITELDMRMDSKLVVEQVSGRWKVKHANLQPLATRARALADKFDQITFTWIPRAQNSHADRLANEAMDAAAKGKSWSEAESMGGVDRPAAGAQPEAPVGDALPRESLVTGHPTTEPTTTLILLRHGETEQSLERRFSGRSDLPLTDKGKAQAQAAGARIAAAGDIAVVVSSPLLRTKQTAHAVAKQLGLDVHVDKDLREIDFGDWEGMTFGEAKRAGGTAFGEWAGSDDIAPPGGESMAQCRERVERARRRLTDKYAGQRVLVVTHMTPIKALLGDALDSAAAVRRINLDLCSLSRVDYIAGERPRSVVKLVNEISYLGSL, from the coding sequence GTGAGTACGCCGATCCGCTACATCGCAGAAGCTGACGGCGGGTCGCGGGGCAATCCCGGTCCTGCCGGGTACGGCGCCGTCGTGCGCGATGCCGCCGACGACCTGGTGCTCGCCGAACGGGCCGACGGCATCGGGCACGGGACCAACAATGTTGCCGAATACCGCGGCTTGATAGCGGCCCTCGAGGCCGCCCTCGAGCTCGGCATCACCGAGCTCGACATGCGGATGGACTCCAAGCTGGTCGTCGAGCAGGTAAGCGGCCGGTGGAAGGTCAAGCACGCCAACCTGCAGCCACTGGCGACACGGGCTCGGGCGCTCGCGGACAAGTTCGATCAGATCACGTTCACGTGGATCCCGCGTGCGCAGAACTCGCATGCCGACAGGCTCGCCAACGAGGCAATGGACGCTGCTGCCAAAGGGAAGTCGTGGAGTGAGGCGGAGTCAATGGGTGGAGTTGACAGGCCAGCGGCCGGCGCACAGCCGGAAGCGCCGGTCGGCGACGCGTTGCCGCGCGAGTCACTCGTCACCGGCCATCCGACGACCGAGCCGACGACGACCCTCATCCTGTTGCGCCACGGTGAGACCGAGCAGTCCCTGGAACGCCGTTTCAGCGGCCGCTCGGACCTGCCTCTTACCGATAAGGGCAAGGCGCAGGCGCAGGCGGCCGGTGCACGTATTGCGGCAGCGGGGGACATCGCGGTTGTCGTCAGCTCGCCGTTGCTGCGCACCAAGCAGACCGCGCACGCGGTTGCCAAGCAACTCGGTCTCGACGTACACGTCGACAAGGACCTCCGCGAGATCGACTTCGGCGACTGGGAGGGTATGACCTTCGGCGAGGCGAAACGTGCCGGCGGTACGGCGTTCGGCGAGTGGGCCGGCTCCGACGATATCGCCCCGCCGGGCGGGGAGAGCATGGCACAGTGCCGCGAGCGCGTCGAGCGGGCTCGGCGGCGACTGACCGACAAGTACGCCGGCCAGAGAGTGCTCGTCGTGACGCATATGACCCCGATCAAGGCGCTGCTGGGTGATGCCCTCGACAGCGCAGCGGCGGTACGCCGGATCAATCTCGACCTGTGCTCGCTGTCGCGGGTCGACTACATCGCAGGCGAGCGTCCACGGTCAGTGGTCAAGCTCGTCAACGAGATCAGCTACCTCGGATCGCTCTGA
- a CDS encoding sulfite exporter TauE/SafE family protein, whose protein sequence is MSLPEILLLIVAGFLGGAINSIAGGGSLVVFPAMLGTGMSPLVANVTNSVSQWPGYFGGVIGFWPDLKDQKHRTRQVAGAAIVGSAIGCVLLLTLPGSAFDAIVPALVIAAGVLLAFQPRLKKWAAARQETAAGEQKHPVAMIFWIFLGAIYGGYFGGALGVIILALLALTVPDTLRRNNALKSSISLVVSSVTVVAFAIFGPVQWIAVAIVAPMALIGGVVGARFARKIREDILRWVVVVLSFAVAAYLVVRAIRGS, encoded by the coding sequence ATGTCTCTCCCCGAAATTCTCCTGCTGATCGTGGCTGGCTTCCTCGGCGGCGCAATCAACTCCATCGCCGGCGGCGGCTCACTGGTCGTGTTTCCAGCAATGCTCGGCACCGGCATGTCGCCACTCGTCGCCAACGTCACCAACTCCGTCAGTCAGTGGCCCGGATACTTCGGAGGCGTCATCGGCTTCTGGCCGGACCTCAAGGACCAGAAGCACCGCACTCGTCAAGTCGCGGGAGCCGCGATCGTGGGCTCCGCGATCGGATGTGTCCTGCTGCTGACCCTGCCGGGTTCGGCTTTCGACGCGATCGTCCCGGCGCTGGTGATCGCCGCCGGCGTACTCCTGGCTTTTCAACCCCGCCTGAAGAAGTGGGCGGCGGCGAGGCAGGAAACCGCCGCCGGAGAGCAGAAGCATCCGGTCGCGATGATCTTCTGGATCTTTTTGGGAGCCATATACGGCGGCTACTTCGGTGGTGCGCTCGGTGTCATCATCTTGGCGCTGCTGGCGCTGACGGTCCCCGACACGCTTCGACGTAATAACGCACTGAAGAGCTCGATCTCGTTGGTCGTCTCGTCGGTCACGGTCGTCGCATTCGCGATCTTTGGACCTGTGCAGTGGATCGCCGTCGCGATCGTCGCACCGATGGCGCTCATCGGCGGCGTCGTAGGGGCCCGGTTTGCCCGGAAGATCCGCGAAGACATCCTTCGGTGGGTGGTCGTCGTACTGAGCTTCGCGGTCGCGGCGTACCTGGTCGTCAGAGCGATCCGAGGTAGCTGA